The following is a genomic window from Desulfitobacterium chlororespirans DSM 11544.
ACAGCAGGCAATCAGCAGTTTGGGGATTTGCTCCCTATTGCCTATATCAATGGTTTGGCCAAGGCGGAACTCACCGAGGTGCTGGTTCCAGGTGAGGATGAGGAGACAGACGAAGCCCTGCTCTCCCGATATTATGAGACGGTAAACGAACCGGCTTTTGGCGGGAATATGGCAGATTATCGGCAGAAAATCAATGCTATCAATGGCGTAGGAGGAACCAAAGTCTTCCCAACCTGGGCTGGAGGTGGCACTGTGAAATGCACGATTATTGCCTCTGACTGGGCTAAGCCATCTCCTGAATTAGTGAATGAGGTCCAATCCACCATGGATCCGGAAGAGAATCAGGGGATGGGACTGGGGCAGGCACCGATCGGCCATGCCGTGACGATAGCCGGGGTGGATAAGGTTACGGTGGATGTGGAAACGACACTCACACTTGCGCCAGGTGTAACTCCCGGGCAGGTTCAATCCGATGTAGAAGCGATCTTAGATGCCTATCTTTTAGAACAAAGAAAAACCTGGGCTGCGCAAACCCAGATCATCATCCGTATGGCACAAATTGATGCCCGGATGCTTACTGTCCAAGGCGTCGAAGATGTGACTGGAACAAAGCTTAATGGGACGGAGGCCAATTTCTTGCTTGATGAGGAAGAAATTCCAATCTTAGGGACGGTGATTATCAATGAGTAAGTCGATTAGAGAATATTGGCCCCAATTGTTTGATAACATTTTAGACTTTCAGCTTCTAGCTGATGCAGTGGATACCGAAATACAGTCTCTAGGTGAGACAGTGGATCAGCAACTCGCTGACCAATTTGTTCTCACTTCAGGCTATGAGGCGGTAAAACGCCGGGAAAGGATGCTGGGCATCCAGGTTGATCCCACGACTGAAACACTGGACTTCCGGAAAAAACGGATTATTAACCGTTATTCAACGAAGCCGCCGTTCACTATTCGTTATCTTCAAGACCGCTTGGATTTTCTAGTGGGTGAGGAGAAAGCAATTGTGAGTGCGGATGGTCAAGACTTTTTACTTTTCGTGGAGACCGCCATTGAAAATGCGGCTCTCTTTAAAGAGGTCGAGAGGACAATAAAAACCATCAAACCGGCAAACTTGATCTATAACCAGCAAACCGCTTTAGGTGATCATATCTCTCTGGAAGAGCATATACGCTTCCGTACATTAGAGAGACAAACCCGACTGGGCTCAACATGGAGGGTAGGAATGACGCCTTTTGCCGTAGCAGATTTGGAGGTGAGCGTTAAGTGATATCAACAGAGTTTTTATCCAATGTGGCAGACCATGTAGATGGTCAAGTAGCTAAGGTCGTATTAAATGAGAGCTACGAAATCACCGACTTTAGTATTAAAGAGACAGAGCAAGGCTTGGTTAATATGCAATATATTGTTCCTAGTGGCGTGGTGCCGACAGTAGTTTTAATCGAGCTTAAGGATGTTTCTGATAATGTCATCAGCTCAAATGAAGTTTATGTCCCTATTACCGCAGATACGATTATAACGCAGACCATTCGAGTTAAGGAGGGGTGAGAATGGCAAAGACAAACTGGCAATATGGTGAAATTGTTACCGAGGAAGATTTTAATCAGTTGGGGCAAGAAGTGAATGAAGCAACAGCTGGACTAGCTGTTCTGGAAGAGCAGCTTGGGGAAGCCGAACAAAGCAGCAAAGCCTATACCGATCAGCAAATTCAGCTGGTTACAGCTACCGGCATCCCTAAACTGGTAACCTACTCATATGTATTGGCGGCTGATCAGCACGGTCAAACTGATTTTGAAATACCTTTGGAAACCTTTGTTAAGGAAACAGACACGGTAACCGTTGCCCAGAATAGTACGGTGCTGAGCACGGAGCGATACAGTGTTGTTGATCTGAAAATAGTTCGGTTGGCGGAAGGCGTAAATATAGGAACAGAAATATTTATTCAGGTATGGAAGAATGTGCTCATCGGTCCGGATGGAGCGATATCAGCGGCAGTGCTGGCTAATGATACTGTGACAGAGTCTAAAATGGCTGATGAGATGAAAAAGGATGTCCCTGGAGGAGTGGCGGGGTATGATGCATTTGCTATGCATTTGGCGGAAACTATGCCACATAAATTTACTGATTCAGCATTAAATAAAACTTATCGCTGGGGCCTAGGAGCCTCAAACGGTCAAGTATATATGCTTTATGAGGAGGTGACCTGATAAATGGCAACGCAAATATTTTTGGCAGATAAAGCTACTTTAGATGCCACCAAATCAAACACAGATACGATAAAAACTAATGTTGGTAGCAATGCAGATGTGGCCAGTGCATCAGGAAGTGTACATGCAAAAATAAAGGACCTGAAAACCGCCTTAGAATCAAGCGGGAAAATGAAGTCACAATTATTTACAAGCAACGGGAGTTTTACAGTCCCCGCAGGTGTGACTGTTGTTTGGATTACTGCGATAAGCGGCGGCGCGGGTGGCGGCGGGGGTATTAACGGTGGTGACTATGATAGTGGAAAAGGGGGCAATGGGGGTGTAACAAGCTTTGGGGCTTTTTTATCGCTCATCGGAGGCGCTGGGGGTGGTGGGGCATCCCAATACTCAGGTAATATCGCAACAGGGGGTACAAACAGTCTAACAGATGTACCGCCATCAGCATCATACGCGAATGGTAACCCCGGAAACACCAATAACGGGGCAGGGGGACCTGGATGGTATTCATCATTTGGCAAAGGGGGTGATGGTGGAACAGGAAGTAGACGAGGAGGCGGTGGCGCGTCTGGAGTATTTATAAAAGACTAC
Proteins encoded in this region:
- a CDS encoding baseplate J/gp47 family protein, with product MYEHQTYEAILVRMLARVPETIDKREGSLIYDALAPAAAELAQAYAELGVNNNLSFADTASGEFLTRRAAEFGIKRKVATKAWRRGGFLDSNNALLNIPLGSRCSIGGLNYTAIEQISTGAYVLECETAGTAGNQQFGDLLPIAYINGLAKAELTEVLVPGEDEETDEALLSRYYETVNEPAFGGNMADYRQKINAINGVGGTKVFPTWAGGGTVKCTIIASDWAKPSPELVNEVQSTMDPEENQGMGLGQAPIGHAVTIAGVDKVTVDVETTLTLAPGVTPGQVQSDVEAILDAYLLEQRKTWAAQTQIIIRMAQIDARMLTVQGVEDVTGTKLNGTEANFLLDEEEIPILGTVIINE
- a CDS encoding putative phage tail protein → MSKSIREYWPQLFDNILDFQLLADAVDTEIQSLGETVDQQLADQFVLTSGYEAVKRRERMLGIQVDPTTETLDFRKKRIINRYSTKPPFTIRYLQDRLDFLVGEEKAIVSADGQDFLLFVETAIENAALFKEVERTIKTIKPANLIYNQQTALGDHISLEEHIRFRTLERQTRLGSTWRVGMTPFAVADLEVSVK
- a CDS encoding ketopantoate hydroxymethyltransferase, which encodes MISTEFLSNVADHVDGQVAKVVLNESYEITDFSIKETEQGLVNMQYIVPSGVVPTVVLIELKDVSDNVISSNEVYVPITADTIITQTIRVKEG